In the Periophthalmus magnuspinnatus isolate fPerMag1 chromosome 11, fPerMag1.2.pri, whole genome shotgun sequence genome, GATATTTTTGCGTCCTGTAGATGTCCTACTAGAGCAAATGAAGCTTCAAGGAGCTTTGTGCTGAAGTGAACACCTTGGAGGAAAGGCTTCAATGCTTCATCTGACAATCACCActttaaagttttgtttaaaattttggttaaatgtagttaattcagttattttgtcaattcagtttaaaacattcatcctcttacctgaatctccacatggtccagacacagagggggcgtgtcgtcttcttcttcttcttcgtcttcttcttcttcttcttctttttgttgttttacagcGGTTGGCAACCATTGTACAGGAGCATTACCGCCACCTACTGTTCCGGAGTATGGGTCAGAATAGGCTCACAATCTGATGCgcaattaagtaaataaaataagataaataataataataataataataataataataataatgaggggGTGTGTCCTGTGTCGGCCATGTTTAAAgccttgggtgtggtcgtgggccggaccatgtggagggaagAACTGGgtaaagtttgtttgtttcttttctttcaatatcctatgtattttgtttcaatgttttaagtgtttatagtttttttttttaagggacTTAAGATGCTGAGAGCTGGTTGAGTAACAGATACGTCTAAAGTTATACCCTCAGCACCTGTGAAGAATACGGCGTACAccgagggggaggagcttcctGTGTGGGGGGGGGTATATAAGTGGTGCCAATCAGACGTTCAGGGACACGTGGGGTTTTCTGCTTAGCTTCTTaattcctgttgttttgttaagttgagcacagttttgttttttgttttttgtaaatatgtattatttttgttttaccacGGTGcttgaaatacattttgtcagTTGAGCCTTTTCTGACTCTGCCTCCTACTTCGAGCACATTGGTCCAGCTTCCCcacagcaaaaaataaagctgacgacttcgcagatttcgcctgttgtggaTTATTTTTTAAAGCGTAACCCTCGTGATATATGAGGGACCACCGTACGCAAATAAAAACAGGCGAGAAAAACAAAATTCGGCTCAAATCtgcatcaaaatcactacattttaagctttgtaAGACTCAAAATCAGCGAGAAACACTTTAACTTtctactctttaagtacatttttaagcaagtactttaatactttcacttaagtagattttttcatgtgttactttacttttacttgagtatttaacaaaactgagcaccTCTTCCACCACTCCAGTTATGTGACACTTAAATATTTGTACAAGTCTGATCTGTTTAACGTTTCTTCACTCATTCCTAGCTCTCTGCAGAGGTTTGTCGCCCCCTTCTGGTCGTGTCCTCTCACAGCTCCTCTGTTTTTGCCTGTCAACTCCTCCAACAAAAGCCCAGACCAGCTGTCCTCTGGTTTATTATCGAGGTCAACAGTTTAAGTGAAACCCGGTCGTCCCATAGGAAGCAACAAGAACTACAGAGTTATTTAAAGAGCGCTCGATAATGACGAGGCATGTGGGGCATTCACAGGAAAGTTTACCATGGAAACCCCAGACTATTTGGGTCACACGACAAGAAcgaacatgttataatgtcaatACTGTAAAAATTAATGAACTAcatgatatttatttatagatCATCAACTGTACATCTCTGAAACTCCTTCTCGGCTTAACCCAGTATTCATGGCTGATCCCTGCCTCAGCTGGTGCCTATAAATAAACCTAAACAGACTTGGGGTAGTCATGGTCACACATAGCAGCTCCGCGAGAGGGCGAGGAGGCCGGGTCGACTGTCCTAACCCCCTCCTACTTAACTCACGCACATCGCTCCCGCTCATTGTGCACTGGGCAGTTTGAATCACAACTTCTGCCGACCTGATTTACACCAGCGATGACACAAGGGGGCGAAggcgcacacacacaagtaAGATCTGTTTACTTTTATCACTCTGTTAGTTTAACTTTAATGTAGTCGGTGGAGTTGAAACAGAACAAATGAGCTGCTCTTATAAttgtgaaaacataaataaatatactggCTGAGCTGAGCTGTTTTAAATAAGgaaagtgtgtgtttaaagtgtgtgtttaaagtgtgtgtttaaagtgtgtgtttaaagtgtgtgtttaaagtgtgttacCTTCTCTGGTCGGGGTCCATAGAAACGTGCTTTGTCCCGTCAGCTTCAGTCACACGGGGCAGCTGCTCATGTCTGCTCTGAGGGGCAGCTCTCACGCTCCAGATCTGCATCGAAAATAATGGATGTTATTTTGTATTagtggttcattttaaattcctgaattacattttaaagtggcaaCACTCAACAGTGAATTTGATCTTACGATAGTTTTTATGTGCTAATATTAGTGCTGCAGTCCTGTTTGGGGTGGGTCTCATAACCAGCCTGTAGACCCCTGGGTCTCTTAGTCAGTCCACCAGCTGCTGGACGCTCTGCTGATTCTGCCCAGCTCCACATAGTTTTCTATGTGATAATGACCTGGGCATGGCTCGAGCAGACGTTTGGCAGAAGCACTGACTCAACTCGTCTGTTGTAGTGGCATCACTGCACAGAGGCATTTATGACACGCAGCAGACGCCAACAGCAACACAGGCTTAAACTGGGTCACTTAGACTGACAACTCCATATAATCAAacacaataaatatattatatttattgtgtTTGAATATAATGGTACTGTGTGAATcatgtgtatttgtaaaattATAGTAAATATATTAAGTGTTAACATGTTATAATCATTTATATCATTTACTCATTCATTTACTTCTTGTCAGATTTGAAGATCACAAAAATGGAGAACCCCTGTGCGAGTGTCACTGCTCCTGCCCCCCTCTTCATCACAGAAGATGATGAGCCAAGTGAAGCAGGTGGAGGAAACGTACGACTGAGGAGTCCAGCTCAGTCTGACCACAGCCTCATGGGAGTGAGTTTGTGTCAGACTTTGTCCATTGGACCATACCTGAAAGAAATGGATGATCTTCTTAAGAACTGTGAAGAACTTACAGGTATAAGTGAAAACACTTGGAATGAAACAAGGGTTTGTTCCCAGGAGTACATGTCCACGAGCTGTGTGGACACAGAAGACGTCCAGCTACTGGACGCTGGTTTTGACCCGTGTGGAGCAGGAACCTGTGCCTCCTCTGCAATGCCCCTGACGTCTGCAGGAAACAAGCTCAGTGAGAGCATGTCTGAATATGAAGAGCAGCTCATGGACATGTTATCCATGTTAGAGAGCTGTGAGGAAGACAGCACAATGGACCATAGACCACAGGACTGGAGCTCCACTGACGAGTATGTCCACATCCCCAAACTCTTTAAGGAAACAGGAAAGACGCCACTGGAGTCAGGTAAATCTGTGATACTGGAGACACACGCAGCAGCAAGCAACTTCTGTGACCACCAAGACGGAAATAATGAGGTTTACTCCAGGAAGAGAGCTGCACGAACCCAAACAGACAACGTTTACCACAGTGACAACGCCAGAGGTTTGTCAGGGCAAAGCTCAGAGGAATGTAATGAAGATCACAACGCTGAGAGTGCACTGAACCCTTCTGTTTTGACACAACAACTCACATGTAAAGGCAcacactctgaggaagactgcGAGGTTAAAGCTGCTGGTAACAGTGACCTTAATGAAGCTGATGTGGACATGGCCGGTTTAAGCACAGGTCTGTCTGAATTACAGTCTCTGGGGCCTAAACTAGACGAGTTCATAGATGAGGTCCAACGCCTGGTGCAGAAAAGGAGGGAGCTGCAGACGGAGGTGATGAAACTGTGTGGGAACAGCCGCGACGAGCAAACAGCAGAAACacctgaggaggacacagatcGAGGAGACAAAGTGGCAGAACTTATTTCGAGACTAAAAGAGGCAGAACAACTCCAAAGAGAAAAAAGCATGAGTGAGATTGAAAACTTGCGGCATGAGCgagcagaagaagagaggaaactGTGGCGTGTCGGTGTGGAGAGGCAGAGTCTACACGGCGAGCACTGGAGACTAAAGAAGAAACTCTATGTCGTTACCAAGGAGTGCGCCCAGAGCCAGGCAGCGCTGAGGGCACAACAGCAACATGTAGATCTACTGAAGAAGGAAGAGGTGAGAAAATACAAGCTTCAATGAgtagttatgtttttgttatagAAAAAATGTCTCTTTTATGTTTTAGGAGAAGCTACAAACTGCAGAAGTGGAGCTGAGGGAGGAGAGCAACAAGCAGCGACTAGAACATCAACAGAAGCTTTTAAACCTTCAACAAAAGCTCGATCTGGTCACCTCCAGCCATCGGAGTAACACTCAAGAGCTGAGCCAGTCCAGACGGGACTCCTGCGGCGACATACAACAATATGTACAAGACACCCTCAAAGCACTGGAAGAATGGTCAGTGTGAGGCGCCACCTAGAGGTCTGATGTGTCTCTGGGGACAGCAGACACGCTGTATGTAGACTACTGCACAGTGGTGGAAGggaacgaagtaaaagtagtaaagtactgtactttttaggtatctgttctttacttaagtgcattttacagtgggtattttttacttttcttcagtacatttgagagcagtgtctctactttctactccactacatttttgaacaggactgaaaagtaaaaagtacttttcatataagTTGAGGGGTTATTtatcatgttcgtggaaacatcctgaataaagttttcgagttcaaacttcggctttgagcaaaacaaaaaattcataagaaaagttaagaaatagattcgtattgttactgtgaccaaaatatgtgtcatttttaatcaatatttttacatttacactttaacaaattaacaacattttgtcaaatacttttactttttattcttaaagtacattttcaaacagacacttaaatacttttacttagtagattttttttatatgatacttttacttttacttgagtaactttttacctctgtatctgtacttttacttaagtaacaacatcgagtacttcatccaccactgctacTGGCTTAAATATGACATAGGCTGagtatttttcacatttcacagaGAAAACAaggttataatgttttcttaaaCACATGTTCCTTTGTTTCCTTTTACAGGTACGGGCCTGTTCTGGAGGCACTTCTGAAGAGGAGAGACTCTGCTGTGAACGCTTTGACAAAAGTGAAAGATCAGACCCAGGAGCTGAGAGTTCAGCTCACACCTCTGAGAGAAGAGATGCAGAAACTGACGCTCCAGAACGTTTGTTTAGAAGAAAAACTCAGGCTGATGAGTTTccaaagaaaagaggagacgGGACAATACAAGGTCAGACGCACATTCACTGAACTGCTACTACAAACTCTGATATTGATGTAAATAagacttaagtaaaaaataattacaaaaatgtaaatctgtTTTGCAGGAAACTGTAAACTCCTTGGAAGAAACCTGCAGACAACTAAAGATGGAGCTGAGAATTCAGAACACAAAAACCAATGAGATGAAGGAGCTGAAAGATCGACTGAACAAACAGCTGGCAGTGTACAGGCGGGTTATCAGTCACAATAATATGCCACGTTTAAAGTAGACGTTTAATTAAAGATAAGCACAAATGTCTTCTTCCAGGTCAGCTACAGGAGATCACGACTGTG is a window encoding:
- the sync gene encoding neurofilament light polypeptide; the encoded protein is MENPCASVTAPAPLFITEDDEPSEAGGGNVRLRSPAQSDHSLMGVSLCQTLSIGPYLKEMDDLLKNCEELTGISENTWNETRVCSQEYMSTSCVDTEDVQLLDAGFDPCGAGTCASSAMPLTSAGNKLSESMSEYEEQLMDMLSMLESCEEDSTMDHRPQDWSSTDEYVHIPKLFKETGKTPLESGKSVILETHAAASNFCDHQDGNNEVYSRKRAARTQTDNVYHSDNARGLSGQSSEECNEDHNAESALNPSVLTQQLTCKGTHSEEDCEVKAAGNSDLNEADVDMAGLSTGLSELQSLGPKLDEFIDEVQRLVQKRRELQTEVMKLCGNSRDEQTAETPEEDTDRGDKVAELISRLKEAEQLQREKSMSEIENLRHERAEEERKLWRVGVERQSLHGEHWRLKKKLYVVTKECAQSQAALRAQQQHVDLLKKEEEKLQTAEVELREESNKQRLEHQQKLLNLQQKLDLVTSSHRSNTQELSQSRRDSCGDIQQYVQDTLKALEEWYGPVLEALLKRRDSAVNALTKVKDQTQELRVQLTPLREEMQKLTLQNVCLEEKLRLMSFQRKEETGQYKETVNSLEETCRQLKMELRIQNTKTNEMKELKDRLNKQLAVYRSATGDHDCDEQRNTDP